In Fodinibius saliphilus, a genomic segment contains:
- a CDS encoding DUF4175 family protein has protein sequence MKSPLDEPTYQSIQQFLTALKQKHQHLLRKQRFTLSIIFVAILLLGFLGAGLLELYLFLPASVKITLGIFILLTASASVYFLSDKFYSPSFKQFYQQFSKKHALPRLSNALDLYYDTNKKDLPLQQAAIKQNIGALDQEKVKTLLNTFLKQRPSHNYYRAGISGLAATLILLIMFSNWQSEALHRTTHFWANYAPPNPYSFTVDPGTVTIEQGESITPKIKFDAEIPENLSLAFKTNIEDDYRKREAINTENKQASFAPISLTTSGQYHFIMDGFKSAEYQISVQLRPRLEQLTVKVIPPSYTRLDTTSYSYPFSQVKAYQGSKLSLKATTNKTVQEIRLRHSAQADTLFGYSAATDSLTISDAWEVTQTDTISFTMTGEAGLSNKNNFRFVISPRQDQAPYVNITSPENNRQMKTAEDVLLQYEAGDDFGLTSASLKYELQQAFKKEPTRGSISLGRPEISQQAQYRWAIPELTPKPRDVITYWIEVTDNDRYNGYKKGRSQKMVISFPSMTEYMDELESEEEKVTESLDDISKSFEQMEREYDKFKKNLKKNPETNWEQKKQLDQVEKERQEIDKKVKDLNNKFEKIREEIENSQAMSPETLKAYDELQKLMKEINDPELQKALEKLQKSLGEMSPEQMRKALENYEFNEELYKQRINRTKELFKSLKLNSDLDKMAKSLEELAKQEKQISQSEQSPTEDLEQQKAVQKDLKKLQKQIEELDKNAPKKAKEEIQKLKKDSRSQMEQTKEELKNNIEQLQKQKQAPKSDPQTRQQQRNIQKQMQQMAQQMKSAKQQMNQQRKQVNSRALKYILYSLINLSKNQEELTRETENLPPRSQAFVQKARNEKNISQQFTTLSDSLFKLSSDIPSFSNRINKKKVEVENTLSRAVHTLSERDKSNAIYTQRQSLGGINELSSMIASLLDQLQNQQGGGSGGGMSMQQMIEQMQKMSGQQQKLNQQIQNMINDIQGNRLSKDQMNRLNQISKQQNRIRKQLKKMQQSGELESGDRVLSELERMSEQMEDAINDLRGGQLDQQLIQRQQNILSRMLSAEKAVQERGKEDRREATTAEEQQQATPPDITLEELQKRIRKLLNDPDRTQFSEDYQRLIEHYFEVLKKKEEGSIN, from the coding sequence ATTAAAGCAGAAACATCAACATCTGCTGCGAAAACAACGCTTTACACTAAGCATCATATTTGTTGCTATTCTATTATTGGGATTTCTCGGTGCCGGGCTCCTGGAGCTTTATCTTTTTCTACCTGCTTCAGTAAAAATTACGCTGGGGATATTTATCCTACTAACTGCCTCTGCTTCGGTATACTTTCTCTCCGACAAATTTTATTCACCATCATTCAAACAATTTTACCAACAGTTTAGCAAGAAGCATGCTCTGCCCCGACTCAGTAATGCGCTGGACCTCTACTACGATACCAACAAAAAAGACTTACCACTTCAACAGGCTGCGATAAAGCAAAATATCGGGGCGCTGGACCAAGAAAAAGTAAAAACACTGCTGAATACTTTTTTGAAGCAACGGCCTTCTCACAATTACTACCGTGCAGGCATATCGGGGCTGGCTGCTACACTGATACTTCTTATCATGTTTTCAAACTGGCAATCCGAAGCTTTACATCGGACGACACACTTCTGGGCAAATTATGCCCCACCCAATCCCTATAGCTTTACCGTAGATCCGGGTACCGTAACTATTGAACAGGGAGAATCAATTACTCCCAAAATAAAATTTGACGCTGAGATCCCCGAAAATCTAAGCCTGGCATTTAAAACAAATATTGAGGACGATTATCGCAAACGAGAAGCAATTAATACTGAAAATAAACAAGCATCTTTTGCTCCTATTTCGCTAACCACCTCGGGGCAATACCATTTTATAATGGATGGCTTTAAAAGCGCTGAATACCAAATCTCAGTGCAATTACGACCGAGACTAGAGCAGTTAACCGTAAAGGTTATACCTCCCTCCTATACCCGCCTCGACACCACCTCATACAGCTACCCCTTTTCCCAGGTAAAGGCTTACCAAGGATCAAAGCTATCATTAAAAGCTACTACCAACAAAACTGTTCAAGAAATTCGCCTCAGGCATAGTGCTCAAGCTGATACCCTATTTGGATACAGCGCTGCAACAGACTCGCTTACTATATCTGATGCATGGGAAGTTACACAAACTGATACCATTTCATTTACAATGACCGGTGAGGCCGGGCTTTCCAATAAGAATAATTTTCGCTTTGTAATTAGCCCAAGGCAAGATCAAGCACCCTATGTTAATATTACCAGCCCAGAAAATAATCGGCAGATGAAAACTGCTGAAGATGTCCTCCTTCAATATGAGGCCGGAGATGACTTTGGTTTAACATCTGCTTCTTTAAAATATGAGCTACAGCAAGCCTTTAAAAAGGAACCCACCCGTGGCAGCATTTCTCTGGGTCGGCCAGAAATAAGTCAGCAAGCACAATACCGCTGGGCTATTCCGGAACTTACCCCCAAGCCCCGGGATGTAATAACGTATTGGATCGAAGTTACCGATAATGACCGGTACAATGGCTACAAAAAGGGGCGCTCACAAAAGATGGTAATCTCTTTCCCTTCTATGACAGAATATATGGATGAACTGGAATCCGAAGAAGAGAAAGTGACAGAATCACTTGATGATATCTCAAAGTCTTTTGAACAGATGGAACGAGAATACGACAAATTCAAAAAGAATCTCAAGAAGAACCCAGAAACAAATTGGGAACAAAAGAAACAGTTAGATCAGGTAGAAAAAGAACGACAAGAAATAGATAAAAAGGTTAAGGACCTCAATAATAAGTTTGAAAAAATACGCGAAGAAATTGAGAACAGTCAGGCTATGTCTCCGGAGACGCTGAAAGCCTACGATGAACTGCAAAAGCTAATGAAAGAGATCAATGATCCAGAACTCCAAAAAGCCTTGGAGAAGCTGCAAAAATCGTTGGGAGAGATGAGTCCGGAGCAGATGCGGAAGGCACTGGAAAATTATGAATTTAATGAAGAGCTCTACAAGCAACGTATCAACAGGACTAAAGAGCTGTTTAAATCTTTGAAGCTTAACAGCGATCTCGACAAGATGGCCAAATCGTTGGAAGAGCTGGCTAAACAAGAAAAACAGATCAGCCAATCAGAACAGTCACCAACGGAAGATCTGGAACAGCAAAAAGCAGTACAAAAAGATCTTAAAAAACTACAGAAACAGATCGAAGAACTCGATAAGAATGCTCCCAAAAAGGCAAAAGAGGAGATCCAAAAGCTAAAAAAGGACTCCCGCAGCCAGATGGAACAAACAAAAGAAGAGCTCAAGAATAATATAGAACAGCTACAAAAACAGAAACAAGCACCAAAATCGGATCCCCAAACACGCCAGCAGCAACGCAACATTCAAAAGCAGATGCAGCAGATGGCGCAGCAAATGAAGTCTGCGAAACAGCAAATGAATCAGCAGCGTAAACAAGTTAACAGTAGAGCTCTCAAGTATATTCTCTATTCGCTGATTAATCTGTCAAAGAACCAAGAAGAGTTAACCCGTGAGACCGAAAACCTGCCGCCCCGTTCGCAAGCATTTGTACAGAAAGCGCGCAATGAAAAAAATATCTCTCAACAATTCACCACGCTTTCCGATTCGCTGTTTAAACTTTCATCAGATATCCCCAGCTTTTCTAATCGTATCAACAAGAAAAAAGTAGAGGTAGAAAATACGCTTAGTCGTGCTGTACATACACTATCAGAACGCGATAAATCGAACGCCATTTATACACAACGGCAATCGCTGGGGGGCATCAATGAACTCTCATCGATGATTGCTTCTCTACTGGATCAGCTACAAAACCAACAGGGCGGTGGTTCAGGCGGAGGCATGAGCATGCAACAGATGATTGAACAGATGCAAAAGATGTCGGGGCAGCAGCAGAAGCTGAACCAACAGATTCAAAATATGATCAATGATATTCAGGGCAATCGCCTCAGTAAAGATCAGATGAATCGTCTTAACCAAATTTCGAAGCAGCAAAACAGAATCCGGAAACAACTTAAAAAGATGCAACAAAGTGGAGAGCTTGAGTCCGGAGATCGCGTTCTCAGTGAACTGGAACGGATGTCGGAACAGATGGAAGATGCAATCAATGATTTGCGCGGCGGACAGCTGGATCAGCAACTTATACAGCGCCAACAAAATATTTTATCACGTATGTTAAGTGCTGAAAAAGCCGTTCAGGAGCGAGGCAAAGAAGACCGTCGCGAAGCCACAACAGCCGAAGAGCAGCAACAGGCTACGCCACCCGATATTACCCTTGAGGAACTACAAAAACGAATTCGAAAGTTACTCAATGATCCTGACCGTACTCAGTTTTCAGAGGATTACCAGCGCCTGATTGAACATTATTTTGAGGTATTAAAAAAGAAAGAGGAAGGAAGTATCAATTAA